Proteins from one Candidatus Kryptobacter tengchongensis genomic window:
- a CDS encoding Por secretion system C-terminal sorting domain-containing protein, producing MKKLTIILLGLIFISVVVAQPWREVLAPTYPGGTIFYSGFMASKNVGYIVGNNGIILKTTNGGMTWAKLNSGVTRTLYSVFFLNEQLGFAGGSSRTLLKTTNGGITWDSISVSIIPETGAIYGIYFADSLKGWMIASTSSSGWILSTNDGGTSWKIDTVINKQLYAMHFAKPGKGIVVGKDAGTIWYTKDGIVWNNAPAPNLSQFPYTRTDIRSVFMINENLAIAVGWGSFAAGLQPSIILKTTNGGETWTLMVQSEENRTYDNLYSVWFKDSLNGIAVGGGIMGAIVIKTTDGGNTWVPLGVGIGATLYSGFGTGDTLIGAGSDGVIVRTPDFGNSGELITKIPGATIYSIQILNSGVIYAAGYDGIFLKSKNWGNSWGADFVSSRKATPNVNTIHFLNDDTGFAACSYRLLVRTKNGGESWEILLPDTLATTTHLYGVYFINWNKGFAVGQLATNKDVIYKTLDGGLTWAVRSNIASNAWRAVKFSTPNKGIIVGTKLKALYTVDGGETWNLATFKNVPASLASADLRDVAFLNESVAVAVGNKIILKTTDGGATWNYVDSTTTLLYSVSFANDRVGYAVGSGTILKTTDGGTTWTNIYDPNVIKQSIYSVSADTGGYPWIGCSYSYIYTTAPVVSVKDLNYVLPDYKLYQNYPNPFNPITTIKFSIPEKGDVTIKVFDLLGREVATIVSDQTFEAGEHYVNFRADGLPSGVYLYQLKVNGYSQTRKMIYIK from the coding sequence ATGAAGAAATTAACAATTATTTTGTTGGGATTGATATTTATTTCTGTTGTTGTAGCTCAACCGTGGCGTGAAGTGCTTGCTCCAACTTACCCCGGAGGCACGATATTTTACTCAGGCTTTATGGCATCAAAAAATGTTGGTTATATCGTTGGGAATAACGGAATTATTCTAAAGACAACAAACGGCGGTATGACTTGGGCGAAACTTAACAGCGGAGTGACAAGAACGCTTTATAGCGTTTTCTTTCTTAATGAACAACTTGGATTTGCAGGTGGATCAAGCAGAACATTATTAAAGACAACAAATGGAGGGATAACCTGGGATTCCATTAGCGTGAGTATAATTCCAGAAACAGGCGCAATTTATGGTATTTACTTCGCCGATAGTTTAAAGGGCTGGATGATTGCTTCTACTTCTTCTAGTGGATGGATATTGAGTACAAACGATGGTGGTACAAGCTGGAAAATTGATACTGTGATAAACAAACAACTATATGCGATGCATTTCGCGAAACCTGGGAAAGGAATAGTAGTTGGTAAAGATGCTGGAACCATATGGTATACAAAAGATGGGATAGTGTGGAATAATGCTCCAGCACCTAATTTGAGTCAATTCCCTTATACTAGAACCGACATAAGGAGCGTTTTTATGATCAATGAAAACTTAGCTATCGCTGTTGGCTGGGGTTCATTTGCAGCAGGTTTACAGCCAAGTATAATTTTAAAAACAACAAATGGCGGGGAGACATGGACTTTAATGGTTCAATCAGAGGAGAACAGAACATATGATAATTTATATTCGGTTTGGTTTAAAGATAGCTTAAATGGAATAGCGGTAGGGGGTGGTATTATGGGTGCCATAGTGATAAAAACAACGGACGGTGGTAACACCTGGGTTCCGCTTGGGGTTGGAATAGGTGCAACTTTATACTCGGGTTTTGGAACGGGCGATACTTTAATAGGAGCTGGTTCAGATGGAGTTATAGTAAGAACCCCTGATTTCGGAAATTCGGGTGAATTGATTACAAAAATTCCCGGGGCTACGATATATTCAATCCAAATATTAAATAGTGGCGTAATTTATGCAGCTGGTTACGATGGGATTTTCTTAAAATCTAAAAACTGGGGTAACTCTTGGGGTGCAGACTTTGTTAGTTCTCGTAAAGCAACACCAAATGTTAATACAATCCATTTCCTTAATGATGACACCGGTTTCGCAGCTTGTAGCTATAGATTGCTGGTAAGAACTAAGAATGGGGGGGAATCTTGGGAAATTTTACTGCCTGATACCCTTGCGACCACAACACATCTATATGGCGTTTATTTTATTAACTGGAATAAGGGATTTGCAGTTGGTCAGCTTGCGACAAATAAGGATGTGATTTATAAAACTTTAGATGGTGGGCTTACATGGGCGGTTCGTTCAAACATTGCGAGTAATGCTTGGAGAGCTGTGAAGTTTTCAACTCCTAATAAAGGAATTATAGTTGGAACGAAGCTAAAAGCGTTGTATACCGTGGATGGGGGTGAGACCTGGAATCTGGCAACTTTTAAAAATGTTCCTGCATCGCTTGCGAGTGCTGATTTAAGAGATGTTGCCTTTTTGAATGAAAGCGTTGCAGTAGCAGTTGGAAATAAAATAATTTTAAAAACAACTGATGGTGGCGCGACCTGGAATTATGTTGATTCAACTACAACATTACTTTACTCTGTGAGCTTTGCCAATGATAGAGTTGGATATGCGGTTGGTTCTGGGACTATCTTGAAAACTACTGATGGGGGAACAACATGGACAAACATCTACGATCCAAATGTTATCAAACAGTCAATATACTCAGTTTCCGCAGATACAGGAGGTTATCCGTGGATAGGTTGCTCATATTCGTATATCTACACAACAGCTCCTGTCGTCTCTGTTAAAGACCTGAACTATGTTCTGCCAGATTATAAACTATATCAAAATTACCCCAATCCATTCAACCCCATAACTACAATAAAATTCTCTATACCCGAAAAAGGAGATGTAACAATAAAGGTCTTTGATTTACTCGGTCGTGAGGTGGCAACTATAGTGAGTGATCAAACTTTTGAAGCTGGGGAACATTATGTCAACTTTAGAGCCGATGGTTTACCAAGCGGTGTTTATTTGTATCAATTAAAAGTGAACGGATACAGCCAAACAAGAAAGATGATTTACATCAAATAA
- a CDS encoding Predicted Zn-dependent peptidase, whose translation MINLVLVVILFLAKELCLAGLLEGEYEEGKVYRHRLKNGLTILTMERHNVPFIFHQLTYKVGSVNEPAGLTGISHVVEHMMFKGTKKYAKGQVSKIISQNSGIFNAFTSWDMTSYYMYLPKNKIELAFDIESDRMQNSIFDTAEFKSEIRVVLQERRMRSESNSGGIFLENLYSTAFAVSPYRNPIIGWEEDLKRITRDDAYTYYKQYYTPNNAILVLVGDFDTKEILRLAEKYYGTIPPGPEIHEPNVYEPAQKAKKMFSIVHGDVMYPTVLMAFKTPSYNHPDAPALYLAGKILCERSRGSRLYKRLVENEKLALSVSGGFPISKYPRLFTISIQVNPDSNVDRIEKIVWEEIEKMKRELVSDYELQKAKNRYKFTEASEYIKNSDIGMRLSTWECYYGWDYYNNFYNMVLNVAREDIQRVMNEYFKESAVTVGYLLPKEKKSIKFEDEETEDFEPNAGRLLELSIIEDEDKFFYQGDFGIFLLEGLSPTGSLGPLRGSEFIVDTFDIVKPKLISPKVKKAKLKNGITVYTIENKLAPTLVVTGIIEAGIIPDEIEGKAGIASILADVMNRGPASMSYDEYVEKLSFYPISISVRGNYRGFSFEGYSLTENSDQMLKMLVEVLTNPRMDTAEINLIKNKHRTVAKNRFTGTKVKAFYYMFDKIFRDHEYSKNKITPETIEKISTEDIFKLYESYIRPDRTTLIVVGNMKHKDMLSLVKRYFEKWQAKGKPLPLRLVSNVKELNYREMKVFPDSEYTECTINLGFAPYNNIGKDEEEAVEILNYILAQSALTSRIGVELRDKQGLIYMIRSQLWQTRDGIGYWKLNTKTAPENVDKVIKGIFAEIKKLLEEGITDEELFNAKRRMLGLLPLYAETPLDVASVVARSLIEKVPLEEFDKKYEKILKVSKEDVMKVARKYLTLDKFIVVVDGPITQEKLQELIKID comes from the coding sequence ATGATAAACTTGGTTCTGGTTGTAATTCTATTTCTTGCCAAGGAACTTTGCCTTGCGGGTTTATTGGAGGGGGAATATGAAGAGGGGAAAGTATACAGGCACAGACTCAAAAATGGATTAACTATTTTAACAATGGAAAGACATAATGTGCCATTTATATTTCACCAGCTAACTTATAAAGTTGGCTCTGTCAATGAGCCTGCTGGTTTAACTGGAATAAGTCATGTGGTAGAGCATATGATGTTCAAAGGCACCAAAAAATACGCAAAGGGGCAGGTATCTAAAATAATATCACAAAATTCAGGTATATTTAATGCTTTTACGTCGTGGGATATGACATCTTATTATATGTATCTGCCGAAAAATAAAATTGAGCTTGCTTTTGATATAGAATCAGATAGAATGCAAAATTCAATTTTTGATACCGCGGAGTTTAAATCTGAAATTAGAGTTGTACTTCAAGAACGCAGAATGAGATCGGAAAGTAATTCAGGTGGGATCTTTTTGGAGAACTTATATTCAACAGCTTTTGCGGTCAGCCCATACCGCAACCCCATAATTGGTTGGGAGGAAGATCTTAAGAGAATTACACGGGACGACGCTTACACATATTATAAACAATATTACACTCCAAACAATGCTATATTGGTTTTGGTTGGGGATTTTGACACTAAAGAGATTTTGAGATTGGCGGAGAAATACTATGGTACCATACCTCCTGGACCGGAAATTCATGAACCTAATGTATATGAGCCAGCTCAAAAAGCAAAAAAAATGTTTAGTATAGTTCACGGGGATGTTATGTATCCAACGGTATTGATGGCATTCAAAACCCCATCATATAATCATCCCGATGCTCCAGCTTTATATTTAGCAGGTAAGATATTATGTGAGAGAAGCAGAGGTTCAAGATTATATAAGCGTTTAGTTGAAAATGAAAAGCTCGCGCTAAGTGTGAGCGGGGGATTTCCGATTTCAAAATATCCACGCTTATTTACAATATCCATTCAGGTAAATCCGGATAGTAATGTTGATAGGATTGAGAAGATTGTGTGGGAGGAAATAGAGAAGATGAAAAGAGAGCTGGTCAGTGATTATGAGCTTCAAAAGGCAAAAAACAGATATAAATTTACGGAAGCGTCTGAATATATAAAGAATTCTGATATAGGAATGAGGCTAAGCACATGGGAATGTTATTATGGATGGGATTACTACAACAATTTTTATAATATGGTTTTAAATGTAGCAAGAGAAGATATACAAAGGGTGATGAATGAATACTTTAAAGAGAGTGCTGTAACCGTTGGGTATTTGTTGCCGAAAGAGAAGAAAAGCATAAAATTTGAAGATGAAGAGACAGAAGATTTTGAACCAAACGCTGGGAGATTACTGGAACTTTCAATTATTGAAGATGAAGATAAATTTTTTTATCAAGGTGATTTTGGGATCTTTCTCTTAGAGGGATTGTCTCCAACGGGGTCTTTGGGACCTTTGCGGGGGAGTGAATTCATTGTGGATACTTTTGATATAGTTAAGCCTAAACTTATATCCCCAAAGGTTAAGAAAGCAAAGTTGAAAAATGGAATAACGGTTTACACGATTGAGAATAAACTTGCACCAACATTAGTTGTTACAGGTATAATTGAAGCTGGGATTATTCCTGATGAGATAGAAGGGAAAGCGGGAATTGCAAGCATTTTGGCTGATGTGATGAACAGAGGTCCAGCCAGTATGAGCTATGATGAATATGTAGAAAAACTTTCTTTTTATCCCATATCAATATCGGTGCGCGGAAATTATAGAGGATTTTCGTTTGAGGGTTATTCCTTAACTGAAAATTCCGACCAGATGCTAAAGATGCTTGTTGAGGTGCTCACAAATCCGAGGATGGATACTGCAGAGATAAATTTAATAAAGAATAAACACCGAACGGTTGCAAAAAATAGGTTCACTGGAACAAAGGTAAAGGCGTTTTATTATATGTTTGATAAAATTTTTAGAGATCATGAATACTCAAAGAATAAAATTACACCTGAAACTATAGAGAAAATCTCAACCGAAGACATTTTTAAACTTTATGAGTCATATATAAGACCAGACCGAACTACATTGATTGTTGTTGGAAATATGAAGCATAAGGATATGTTAAGCCTTGTAAAAAGATATTTTGAAAAATGGCAGGCTAAAGGAAAACCCCTGCCACTTAGGCTTGTGTCTAATGTGAAGGAATTGAACTACCGTGAAATGAAAGTTTTTCCAGATAGTGAATATACAGAGTGCACAATAAATCTTGGCTTTGCACCATATAATAATATCGGCAAAGATGAAGAGGAGGCGGTTGAGATTTTAAATTATATACTTGCACAAAGTGCTTTGACATCCAGAATAGGGGTTGAACTAAGAGATAAACAGGGATTGATTTATATGATAAGAAGTCAACTATGGCAGACGAGAGATGGCATAGGATACTGGAAACTAAATACGAAAACCGCTCCTGAGAATGTAGATAAGGTGATAAAGGGGATATTCGCGGAGATAAAGAAATTACTTGAAGAGGGGATAACAGATGAAGAACTTTTTAACGCTAAGAGGAGAATGCTTGGTTTGTTACCCCTGTATGCCGAAACACCGTTAGACGTAGCTTCAGTCGTTGCACGTTCATTAATTGAAAAAGTTCCCCTTGAAGAGTTTGATAAAAAATATGAAAAAATACTTAAGGTCAGTAAAGAAGATGTGATGAAAGTTGCTCGTAAGTATTTAACCTTGGACAAATTTATAGTAGTCGTTGATGGTCCTATAACACAGGAGAAACTTCAGGAGCTAATTAAAATAGATTAA